In Fusobacterium canifelinum, a genomic segment contains:
- a CDS encoding HutD/Ves family protein, producing the protein MNKVIKKDDWKVSVWAGGTTNEIFIYPENSSYADRIFKARISVATTNNGEKSLFTSLPGVERYISKLSGDMKLQHTDHYDVEMEDYQIDRFRGDWETYSWGKFRDFNLMLKGIRGDLYYRQIRSKCRLHLEKDSTVVFLYVIDGKINVNGTDLETEDFYITDDNILDVFGNNSKIYYGFIKEWDQ; encoded by the coding sequence ATGAATAAAGTTATTAAAAAAGATGATTGGAAAGTTTCAGTGTGGGCAGGAGGAACAACAAATGAAATTTTTATATACCCAGAAAATTCTAGCTATGCAGATAGAATTTTTAAGGCTAGAATAAGTGTTGCAACTACAAATAATGGGGAAAAATCACTCTTTACAAGTTTACCAGGTGTAGAAAGATATATTTCAAAGTTATCTGGAGACATGAAACTTCAACACACAGATCACTATGATGTGGAAATGGAAGATTATCAAATTGATAGATTTAGAGGAGATTGGGAAACTTATTCTTGGGGAAAATTTAGAGATTTTAACTTAATGTTAAAAGGAATAAGAGGAGATTTGTATTATAGACAAATACGATCTAAGTGTAGACTGCACCTTGAAAAAGATAGTACAGTTGTCTTTTTGTATGTTATAGATGGAAAAATTAATGTTAATGGAACAGATTTAGAAACAGAAGATTTTTACATAACAGATGATAATATATTAGATGTTTTTGGAAATAATTCAAAAATATATTATGGGTTTATTAAGGAATGGGATCAATAG